The following are from one region of the Pseudazoarcus pumilus genome:
- a CDS encoding ArsR/SmtB family transcription factor: MTTAIPSPEILQDSAERACRVLKVLSNRDRLMILCELAQGERRVGELEARLGIGQPTLSQQLTVLRAEALVDTRREGRHIHYRLISPQVGALITVLHDQFCT; the protein is encoded by the coding sequence ATGACCACCGCCATCCCGTCACCCGAGATCCTGCAGGACAGCGCCGAGCGGGCCTGCCGCGTGCTCAAGGTGCTGTCCAACCGCGACCGCCTGATGATCCTGTGCGAGCTGGCGCAGGGCGAACGACGCGTGGGCGAACTCGAGGCGCGGCTGGGCATCGGCCAGCCGACGCTGTCGCAGCAACTCACGGTGCTGCGCGCCGAGGCGCTGGTCGACACGCGACGCGAGGGTCGTCACATCCACTACCGCCTGATCAGTCCGCAAGTGGGCGCGCTGATCACGGTGCTTCACGATCAATTCTGCACATGA
- a CDS encoding helix-turn-helix domain-containing protein, with protein MLEQSAQLGQRLARLRIARGIKQSDAALRAGLSRNTAYRIEHGDPGLALGQLLRYLTAIAPGSTLLDLLSESDPALAALATREQSKRVRSLTPSQLSELDF; from the coding sequence CTGCTAGAGCAAAGTGCTCAACTTGGACAGCGGCTGGCACGACTGCGTATTGCTCGGGGCATCAAGCAATCTGATGCGGCCTTGCGCGCTGGCCTGTCGCGCAACACCGCCTATCGCATCGAGCATGGAGATCCGGGACTCGCGCTGGGCCAGTTGCTGCGCTACCTCACTGCCATTGCTCCGGGCAGTACCTTGCTCGACCTCTTGTCGGAATCAGACCCGGCCCTGGCGGCCCTTGCGACCCGCGAGCAATCGAAGCGAGTACGCTCGCTGACACCCTCTCAACTTAGCGAGCTGGACTTCTAA
- a CDS encoding radical SAM protein: MRWVPDFGSMMDRLRGLPTTVPLQEESVLYHCRLDRAKRDNLAAQAADPASEGHARPHLLHVGVTTVCNLKCPACPTGNDTLGRPNEHLDYDTYARVIDEMRDHLLLTLFWDWGEPLLHPRITDMVAHAGKSGIKTLISTNGTVRVNPKFMGELVESGLTLICVCVDGADQETFEKYRVGGKLADALKTIELLREAKDRLGVQHPVINFRVLATRDTVPQIPRLLQLAKEVGADLFTLKDFRPFDYRGHDVSREFVPLKANFSRYALTQGKPTEGLEKARVTGPLRCGKPLRAPTLNSDGQLSFCSYASYDEEFFGSLSDDAFEGLWRSPRAVSLRKGFLERGGMPTCHSCYFRTDHKPTVRFSIPLRPLPDDVQVMAIDDEAILLAEAADYGASLAQTD; encoded by the coding sequence GTGCGCTGGGTGCCGGATTTCGGATCGATGATGGATCGGCTTCGCGGTTTGCCCACGACCGTTCCCTTGCAGGAGGAAAGCGTCCTCTATCACTGCCGGCTGGACCGGGCCAAACGCGACAATCTTGCCGCGCAGGCCGCCGACCCCGCGTCGGAGGGTCATGCCAGGCCGCATCTGCTGCATGTGGGGGTGACGACGGTATGCAATCTCAAATGTCCCGCCTGTCCCACCGGAAACGACACGCTCGGGCGGCCCAATGAGCATCTGGACTACGACACCTATGCACGGGTGATCGACGAGATGCGCGATCACTTGCTGCTGACGCTGTTCTGGGACTGGGGCGAACCGCTGCTGCACCCGCGCATCACGGACATGGTGGCGCATGCGGGCAAGTCGGGAATCAAGACCCTGATCAGCACCAACGGCACGGTGCGCGTGAACCCGAAGTTCATGGGTGAGCTGGTCGAGAGCGGTCTGACGCTGATCTGCGTCTGCGTGGACGGGGCCGATCAGGAAACCTTCGAGAAGTACCGGGTCGGCGGCAAGCTCGCAGACGCGCTGAAGACCATTGAGCTGCTGCGGGAGGCCAAGGACCGACTGGGCGTGCAGCACCCGGTGATCAATTTCCGCGTGCTTGCCACGCGCGACACGGTGCCGCAGATTCCGCGCCTGTTGCAGCTTGCCAAGGAGGTCGGCGCGGATCTGTTTACGCTCAAGGATTTCCGCCCCTTCGACTATCGCGGGCACGACGTGTCGCGCGAGTTCGTGCCATTGAAGGCAAATTTTTCCCGCTACGCACTCACCCAGGGAAAACCAACGGAAGGGTTGGAGAAGGCCCGGGTCACGGGCCCGCTGCGTTGCGGCAAGCCGCTGCGCGCACCTACGCTCAATTCAGACGGTCAGCTCAGTTTCTGCAGCTACGCGAGCTACGACGAGGAGTTCTTCGGGTCGCTTTCCGACGACGCCTTTGAAGGTTTGTGGCGCTCTCCGCGGGCGGTGTCGCTGCGCAAGGGATTCCTGGAGCGGGGCGGCATGCCGACCTGCCACAGTTGCTATTTCCGAACCGATCACAAGCCGACGGTGCGCTTCAGCATCCCGCTGCGTCCACTGCCCGATGACGTGCAGGTCATGGCAATCGACGACGAGGCGATCCTCCTCGCGGAAGCGGCCGATTACGGGGCCTCGCTCGCGCAAACCGACTGA
- the nrdR gene encoding transcriptional regulator NrdR has protein sequence MKCPFCGDPNTQVTDTRENDEGDVVRRRRRCVACDKRFTTYERIDLKMPHIVKRNGARTEFDHDKLAGSLRLALRKRPVALEAIEAAIERIEARLLSLGEREIASAKLGELVMDELRNLDQVAYVRFASVYRNFADVDAFADLIREVKTRPRRGRAPAKDKSATPAEDDLFHD, from the coding sequence ATGAAGTGTCCTTTCTGCGGTGACCCCAACACTCAGGTCACCGACACCCGCGAAAACGACGAAGGCGACGTGGTGCGCCGGCGCAGGCGCTGTGTGGCCTGCGACAAGCGCTTCACGACCTACGAGCGCATCGATCTGAAGATGCCGCACATCGTCAAGCGCAATGGCGCGCGCACCGAGTTCGACCACGACAAGCTTGCCGGCAGCCTGCGGCTCGCGCTGCGCAAGCGCCCCGTCGCGCTCGAGGCCATCGAGGCGGCGATCGAGCGCATCGAGGCGCGCCTGCTGTCGCTGGGCGAGCGCGAAATCGCCAGCGCCAAGCTGGGCGAGCTGGTCATGGACGAATTGCGCAATCTTGATCAGGTCGCCTACGTGCGTTTCGCGTCGGTGTATCGCAACTTCGCCGACGTCGACGCCTTCGCCGATCTGATCCGTGAGGTCAAGACGCGACCGCGCCGGGGCCGCGCCCCGGCCAAGGACAAGTCGGCCACCCCCGCCGAAGATGACCTTTTCCACGATTGA
- the ribD gene encoding bifunctional diaminohydroxyphosphoribosylaminopyrimidine deaminase/5-amino-6-(5-phosphoribosylamino)uracil reductase RibD, producing the protein MTFSTIDHAMMARALQLAARGLETTTPNPRVGSVVVRDGRIVGEGWHERAGSPHAEAAALAAASEAARGATVYITLEPCAHYGHTPPCAEALVRAGVARVVAAMRDPNPKVSGRGFALLDEHGIGWDCGLLEGEARELNIGYISRMTRGRPWLRLKAASTLDGKTALGNGVSQWITGAAARRDGHRWRARACAVLTGYGTVRADDPQLTVRDVPCSRQPLRVVVDGRLETPLNARILEGGNVLIASAVDDAARHAEYAARGAEIVVLPNDAGKVDLPALLHELAARGINEVHAEAGFKLNGSLLREGCVDELLLYMAPMLVGDAAQGIFNLAAMTGLDQALRPTLHDVRRIGDDIRIIGRLSPLP; encoded by the coding sequence ATGACCTTTTCCACGATTGACCACGCGATGATGGCGCGCGCGCTGCAACTGGCCGCGCGCGGGCTGGAAACCACCACGCCCAACCCGCGCGTGGGCAGCGTCGTGGTACGCGACGGCCGGATCGTCGGCGAAGGCTGGCATGAGCGCGCCGGCAGCCCGCACGCCGAGGCCGCCGCACTGGCCGCTGCCAGTGAGGCCGCACGCGGTGCGACCGTCTACATCACGCTCGAGCCCTGTGCCCACTACGGGCACACGCCGCCCTGCGCCGAAGCGCTGGTGCGCGCCGGCGTGGCGCGCGTGGTCGCGGCGATGCGCGACCCCAACCCCAAGGTTTCGGGGCGCGGCTTCGCGCTGCTCGACGAACACGGCATTGGCTGGGATTGCGGGCTGCTGGAAGGCGAAGCGCGCGAACTCAACATCGGCTACATCTCGCGCATGACGCGCGGCCGACCGTGGCTGCGGCTCAAGGCCGCCAGCACGCTCGACGGCAAGACCGCACTGGGAAACGGGGTCAGTCAGTGGATCACCGGAGCAGCCGCACGACGCGACGGCCACCGCTGGCGCGCACGCGCCTGCGCCGTGCTGACCGGCTACGGCACGGTGCGCGCCGACGACCCGCAACTGACCGTGCGCGACGTGCCCTGCAGTCGCCAGCCACTGCGCGTGGTGGTCGACGGCCGGCTGGAAACGCCCCTGAACGCACGCATTCTCGAAGGCGGCAACGTGCTCATCGCTAGCGCCGTGGACGATGCTGCGCGCCATGCCGAATACGCGGCGCGCGGCGCCGAAATCGTGGTGCTGCCCAACGACGCAGGCAAGGTCGACCTCCCCGCCCTGCTGCATGAGCTGGCCGCACGCGGCATCAACGAGGTACACGCCGAAGCCGGCTTCAAGCTCAACGGCTCGCTGCTGCGCGAAGGCTGCGTCGACGAACTGCTGCTCTACATGGCTCCGATGCTGGTCGGCGACGCCGCCCAGGGCATCTTCAACCTCGCCGCGATGACCGGGCTCGATCAGGCCCTGCGCCCCACCCTGCACGACGTGCGCCGCATCGGCGACGACATCCGCATCATCGGGCGGTTGTCGCCGCTGCCCTGA
- a CDS encoding glycosyltransferase family 4 protein, which translates to MDEPGYSAMHLRVLLVHYWVNGVRGGAELSLLRHVECAPTGIEVVVAHAEDTPDLAGFDVVVVASVRPPGDYRDWKNQTRLVVRWTEALAGYEGFAIRSERDLHPCGQRDAACVGAHAWVRTPCECPPELGGLYRAFFDAFDVVHFLSPGHREIVRALVSVERPTVLIAPPIDLSRFRVLVPPEQRPAIALIFDCPARMAPTSAERARRAGYVPEVLPYLSVPYEDMPELLNGYAAVVVDPLMYHAFGRLAVEAQACGCRVLASERVGATSWPDALAAARVSSPNFWSLVGAAKLPAGERRQLLESMENG; encoded by the coding sequence ATGGACGAACCTGGGTATTCGGCGATGCACTTGCGCGTGCTTCTGGTTCATTACTGGGTCAATGGCGTCCGGGGCGGAGCGGAACTGAGCCTGCTCCGGCATGTCGAGTGCGCACCGACGGGCATCGAGGTGGTGGTGGCGCATGCGGAAGACACGCCGGATCTGGCCGGATTTGATGTGGTCGTCGTCGCCAGTGTTCGCCCTCCCGGGGACTATCGCGACTGGAAGAACCAGACGCGACTCGTAGTCCGCTGGACGGAAGCGCTCGCTGGCTACGAGGGATTTGCGATTCGCAGCGAGCGCGACCTTCATCCCTGCGGGCAGCGCGACGCCGCCTGCGTCGGGGCGCACGCCTGGGTCCGGACGCCGTGCGAATGTCCGCCGGAACTCGGCGGATTGTATCGGGCCTTCTTCGACGCATTCGATGTGGTCCACTTCCTGTCGCCGGGACACCGGGAGATCGTCCGGGCATTGGTGAGCGTCGAGCGGCCGACGGTGCTGATCGCGCCGCCCATCGACCTGTCCCGCTTTCGGGTGCTGGTCCCGCCCGAGCAGCGCCCTGCAATCGCACTGATTTTCGATTGCCCGGCGCGCATGGCGCCGACCTCGGCCGAGCGCGCGCGGCGTGCCGGCTACGTGCCGGAAGTGTTGCCCTACCTCAGCGTCCCCTACGAGGACATGCCCGAGTTGCTCAATGGCTATGCTGCTGTCGTCGTCGATCCGCTCATGTACCATGCCTTCGGCAGACTGGCGGTGGAAGCGCAGGCCTGCGGCTGCCGGGTGTTGGCGAGCGAGCGGGTTGGGGCGACCAGTTGGCCGGATGCCCTGGCGGCCGCACGGGTGTCGAGCCCGAATTTCTGGTCACTGGTCGGCGCGGCGAAACTGCCCGCGGGCGAGCGTCGGCAGCTGCTCGAATCGATGGAGAACGGATAG
- a CDS encoding SulP family inorganic anion transporter — protein MRRPVLPAMDWLRGYRGETFAADAVAALIVTIMLIPQSLAYAMLAGLPPEVGLYASIAPLVAYAAFGTSRVLAVGPVAVVSLMTATAIGDYAMAGSSDYWAAAITLAFMSGAMLLLMGWLRLGFVANFLSHPVISGFITATGLLIAASQFKTLLAVPAGGHDFIALFVSLARHLPEAHAPTAAIGLITIAFLFWSRHGLRPVLARALSARVADIAARTAPVVAIAVTTLATWHFGWDRAGVAIVGSIPQGLPPLTLPVWDLSLLQQLALPALLISVVGFVESVSVGQTLAARARQRIDPDRELVALGAANVSAGFTGGYPVTGGFARSVVNFDAGARTPAAGVLTAAGIVLAALLLTPALYYLPQATLAATIVVAVLSLVDLRVLQRTWNYSKPDFVAVLTTLLATLGFGVETGLIAGVGVSLALFLLRTSRPHIAEVGLVPGTEHFRNIHRHQVLTTPEVVSLRVDESLYFANARALEDRINAAVAARPKLRHVVLLCSAINDIDASALESLEAIDRRLRDAGILLHLSEVKGPVMDHLQRTDFLDRLSGDVFLTHFRAICALAPELQNPNGQSVCASEAP, from the coding sequence GTGCGCCGCCCCGTCCTGCCCGCGATGGATTGGCTGCGCGGCTATCGTGGCGAGACCTTCGCCGCCGACGCCGTCGCCGCGCTGATCGTCACGATCATGCTCATCCCGCAGAGCCTCGCCTACGCGATGCTCGCGGGTCTGCCGCCCGAAGTCGGGCTGTATGCGAGCATCGCACCGCTGGTAGCCTATGCGGCCTTCGGCACCAGCCGCGTGCTCGCGGTGGGGCCGGTGGCGGTGGTGTCGCTGATGACCGCCACTGCGATCGGCGACTACGCCATGGCCGGCTCGTCGGATTACTGGGCTGCGGCGATCACGCTGGCCTTCATGTCCGGCGCAATGCTTCTCCTCATGGGCTGGCTGCGCCTGGGATTCGTCGCCAACTTCCTCAGCCACCCGGTGATCTCGGGCTTCATTACGGCCACCGGCCTGCTTATCGCCGCCAGCCAGTTCAAGACCCTGCTCGCCGTGCCCGCGGGCGGTCACGATTTCATCGCCCTGTTCGTCTCGCTGGCACGCCACCTTCCCGAAGCCCATGCACCGACTGCCGCGATCGGTCTGATCACCATCGCCTTTCTGTTCTGGTCGCGCCACGGTCTCAGGCCGGTTTTGGCGCGCGCGCTGTCGGCGCGCGTGGCCGACATCGCCGCACGCACGGCACCGGTCGTGGCAATCGCCGTCACCACGCTGGCGACCTGGCACTTCGGCTGGGATCGGGCCGGGGTGGCGATCGTCGGCAGCATTCCGCAAGGCCTTCCGCCGCTGACGCTGCCGGTCTGGGATCTCTCGCTGTTGCAGCAACTCGCACTGCCCGCCCTGCTGATCAGCGTGGTGGGCTTCGTCGAATCGGTCTCGGTAGGCCAGACGCTGGCCGCGCGCGCGCGACAGCGCATCGACCCGGACCGCGAACTGGTCGCACTCGGCGCGGCCAACGTCTCGGCCGGATTCACCGGCGGCTATCCGGTCACCGGCGGCTTCGCGCGCTCGGTGGTCAACTTCGACGCCGGCGCACGAACCCCCGCAGCCGGGGTGCTGACGGCCGCCGGCATCGTCCTCGCCGCGCTGCTGCTCACTCCGGCCCTGTACTACCTGCCACAGGCCACGCTCGCCGCAACCATCGTCGTGGCCGTGCTGTCGCTGGTCGATCTGCGCGTACTCCAGCGCACCTGGAACTACTCCAAACCGGATTTCGTCGCGGTGCTGACGACACTGCTGGCGACATTGGGCTTTGGCGTCGAGACCGGGCTGATCGCCGGCGTAGGCGTGTCGCTGGCGCTGTTCCTTCTGCGCACCAGCCGCCCACACATCGCCGAGGTGGGTCTCGTTCCCGGCACCGAACATTTCCGCAACATCCACCGCCATCAAGTGCTGACCACGCCGGAAGTGGTCAGCCTGCGTGTCGACGAGAGTCTCTATTTCGCCAACGCCCGCGCGCTCGAGGACCGCATCAACGCCGCCGTCGCCGCCCGGCCGAAGCTGCGCCACGTGGTGCTGCTGTGCTCGGCCATCAACGACATCGACGCCAGCGCGCTGGAAAGCCTGGAGGCCATCGACCGCCGCTTGCGAGACGCCGGCATCCTGCTGCACCTGTCCGAAGTGAAAGGCCCGGTTATGGACCATCTGCAGCGCACCGATTTTCTGGATCGTTTGTCGGGCGATGTGTTTCTGACCCATTTCAGGGCCATCTGCGCACTCGCACCCGAACTGCAGAACCCGAACGGTCAGTCGGTTTGCGCGAGCGAGGCCCCGTAA
- a CDS encoding MBL fold metallo-hydrolase — MSDSHPYVHGVYDKITGTVTHIVHAGRGSACAIIDSVLDYDPKSGRTTHRHADEVIAFVRDYDLTVEWILETHAHADHLSAAPYLKRQLGGRIAIGDNIRRVQKVFRDIFNLEPEFRMDGSQFERLFADDEVFRIGELEAQVMYVPGHTPACVAYRIGDAVFVGDTLFMPDVGTARCDFPGGDAHALYRSARRILSLPPDTRLFMCHDYPPSGRGPSWVCTVADQREGNIHVRDGISEEEFVAMRTKRDATLEMPVLILPSVQVNIRAGSLPPSEDNGVSYLKIPLNAL, encoded by the coding sequence ATGTCCGATTCCCACCCCTATGTTCACGGCGTCTACGACAAGATCACCGGTACCGTCACGCACATCGTCCATGCCGGGCGCGGCAGCGCCTGCGCGATCATCGATTCGGTGCTCGACTACGATCCCAAGTCGGGACGCACGACCCATCGTCACGCCGACGAGGTCATCGCCTTCGTGCGTGACTACGACCTGACGGTCGAGTGGATTCTCGAGACCCACGCCCATGCCGACCACCTGTCGGCCGCGCCGTATCTGAAACGGCAACTGGGCGGGCGCATCGCCATCGGCGACAACATCCGCCGCGTGCAGAAGGTGTTTCGCGACATCTTCAACCTGGAGCCGGAATTCCGCATGGACGGCTCGCAGTTCGAACGGCTGTTCGCCGATGACGAGGTATTCCGCATCGGTGAACTGGAGGCGCAGGTGATGTACGTGCCCGGCCATACGCCCGCCTGCGTCGCCTACCGCATCGGTGACGCGGTGTTCGTCGGCGATACTCTGTTCATGCCCGACGTGGGCACGGCGCGCTGCGACTTCCCCGGAGGCGATGCGCATGCGCTTTACCGCTCCGCGCGACGCATCCTGTCACTGCCACCCGACACGCGATTGTTCATGTGCCACGACTATCCGCCGTCGGGGCGCGGCCCGAGCTGGGTATGCACGGTCGCCGACCAGCGCGAAGGGAACATCCATGTGCGCGACGGAATTTCCGAGGAGGAATTCGTCGCGATGCGAACCAAGCGCGACGCGACGCTGGAGATGCCGGTGCTGATCCTGCCATCCGTGCAGGTCAACATCCGTGCCGGCAGCCTGCCGCCGTCCGAGGACAACGGCGTGTCCTACCTGAAGATTCCGCTCAACGCGCTCTGA
- a CDS encoding YeeE/YedE family protein — MSIDWANFTPWASLAGGVLIGVAAALFVLANGRILGVSGILGGLLRPATGDAVWRIAFLLGLVASPFLYMLLAPAGWAMAPTIDAGLVTLIVAGLLVGFGTRLGSGCTSGHGVCGLSRLSPRSLVATLSFMAAGFAVVFVIRHIFA, encoded by the coding sequence ATGAGCATCGACTGGGCAAACTTCACGCCGTGGGCCTCGCTCGCCGGCGGCGTGCTGATCGGCGTCGCGGCTGCACTGTTCGTGCTCGCCAATGGCCGCATCCTCGGCGTGAGCGGCATTCTTGGCGGACTGCTGCGCCCCGCAACAGGCGACGCGGTGTGGCGCATCGCCTTTTTGCTTGGTTTGGTCGCCTCACCGTTTCTCTACATGTTGCTCGCACCGGCAGGCTGGGCGATGGCGCCGACCATCGACGCCGGTCTGGTGACGCTGATCGTCGCCGGCCTGCTGGTCGGCTTCGGCACGCGTCTGGGCTCGGGCTGCACCAGCGGTCACGGCGTATGCGGGCTGTCGCGCCTGTCGCCGCGCTCGCTGGTCGCCACGCTGTCGTTCATGGCGGCCGGTTTCGCGGTCGTCTTCGTCATCCGTCACATCTTCGCCTGA
- a CDS encoding DUF6691 family protein — translation MQRLTEFLVGLIFGLGLILSGMTDPSKVLGFLDLFGTWDPSLALVMGGAIAVGAFAFALARGRTRSVLGDAMHLPRATQIDKRLVGGALIFGAGWGLAGFCPGPALVASASGEIKAVLFVLAMLAGMGLYALVERRIR, via the coding sequence ATGCAGCGTTTGACCGAATTTCTCGTCGGGCTGATCTTCGGCCTCGGGCTCATCCTCTCCGGCATGACGGACCCGTCCAAGGTTCTGGGCTTTCTCGACCTGTTCGGCACCTGGGACCCGTCGCTGGCTCTGGTGATGGGCGGCGCGATTGCGGTCGGCGCCTTCGCCTTCGCGCTGGCCAGGGGTCGCACGCGAAGTGTTCTCGGCGACGCCATGCACTTGCCCCGCGCAACGCAGATCGACAAGCGACTGGTGGGCGGCGCGCTGATCTTCGGCGCCGGCTGGGGCCTGGCCGGCTTCTGCCCCGGTCCCGCGCTGGTCGCATCCGCCTCGGGCGAGATCAAGGCCGTGCTCTTCGTCCTCGCGATGCTCGCCGGCATGGGCTTGTACGCCCTGGTCGAACGTCGCATTCGCTGA
- a CDS encoding type II toxin-antitoxin system HipA family toxin, with amino-acid sequence MSAKDVKLTAFASLGGNWAPCGQLVLTEEGDRLLASSFAYGLNYLNRGNALEVDPVSLGLSDREAVRGKRLLPANRLSFFGGIRDAAPDAWGRRVIEAKLKVPANSLPESQYLLHAGGERVGALDIREGLDAAPTAGASPWHTLEHLVEAAERIDAGLPVPAHLEMIFADGSALGGARPKASVRDQRGVLWLAKFASRNDAFDVPGIESASLVLARHAGLNVPPVATHLLGNRNIMLIRRFDRYWSSPEEPLPPESDLSATGPGNDRIEHRMGFVSGLTMLGCDELESRHKSYADLAERVRRYCHPTAIRADNEELFKRMVFNILVSNDDDHLRNHGFLWDPRLTGWRLSPLYDVLPRPSHASERYLHLGIGPQGRQATLDNALAEPEKFTLSKATACALTAQIWQVVRQWRVFFDEAGVSEEQQDKIATAFRHIDEVSTPGLRKLL; translated from the coding sequence ATGAGTGCAAAAGACGTCAAGCTCACCGCTTTCGCCAGCCTCGGCGGAAACTGGGCGCCGTGCGGGCAACTGGTGCTGACCGAAGAGGGAGATCGCCTCTTGGCCTCAAGCTTCGCGTACGGCCTGAACTACCTCAACCGCGGCAACGCTCTCGAAGTCGACCCCGTGAGCTTGGGGCTGTCAGACCGCGAAGCGGTGCGAGGCAAGCGCCTCCTGCCTGCGAACAGACTCTCGTTCTTCGGGGGAATTCGCGATGCGGCTCCGGACGCCTGGGGGCGGCGCGTGATCGAAGCAAAGCTGAAGGTCCCGGCAAACAGCCTGCCCGAGTCGCAATACCTGCTGCACGCTGGCGGCGAACGAGTCGGCGCACTGGATATCCGTGAAGGCCTGGACGCTGCGCCGACGGCAGGAGCAAGTCCTTGGCACACTCTGGAACACCTCGTCGAGGCCGCAGAACGGATCGACGCCGGCCTGCCGGTTCCAGCCCATCTCGAGATGATCTTTGCGGATGGTTCAGCCCTTGGTGGTGCGCGCCCAAAGGCATCCGTGCGTGATCAGCGCGGTGTGCTGTGGCTCGCCAAATTCGCCAGCCGAAACGATGCCTTTGACGTTCCCGGGATCGAATCCGCTTCTCTTGTGCTCGCGCGACATGCGGGGCTCAACGTGCCGCCGGTTGCGACACATCTGCTGGGCAACCGCAACATCATGTTGATCCGGCGCTTCGACCGGTACTGGTCCTCGCCAGAGGAGCCACTGCCGCCAGAATCTGACCTGAGCGCCACTGGCCCCGGGAACGACAGAATCGAGCACCGGATGGGATTCGTCAGCGGGCTGACCATGCTCGGCTGCGACGAACTGGAGTCGCGCCACAAATCGTACGCGGACCTCGCCGAGCGCGTACGGCGATACTGCCATCCCACGGCGATCCGGGCAGACAACGAAGAGCTTTTCAAGCGCATGGTGTTCAACATCCTGGTGAGCAACGACGATGACCATCTGCGCAATCACGGCTTTCTTTGGGACCCGAGGCTCACAGGCTGGCGACTGAGCCCGCTGTACGATGTACTCCCCCGCCCCAGCCATGCAAGTGAGCGCTATCTGCATCTGGGCATCGGCCCGCAGGGCCGGCAGGCAACACTCGACAATGCTCTCGCAGAACCCGAGAAGTTCACGCTCTCAAAGGCAACCGCCTGCGCGTTGACCGCGCAGATCTGGCAGGTGGTGAGACAGTGGCGAGTGTTCTTTGATGAAGCCGGTGTGTCTGAGGAGCAGCAAGACAAGATCGCGACTGCGTTTCGGCACATCGATGAGGTCTCGACCCCGGGCTTGCGCAAGCTGCTTTGA
- a CDS encoding helix-turn-helix domain-containing protein, translating into MLEQSAQLGQRLARLRIARGIKQSDAALRAGLSRNTAYRIEHGDPGLALGQLLRYLNAIAPGSTLLDLLSESDPALAALAIREQSKRVRSLTPSQLSELDF; encoded by the coding sequence CTGCTAGAGCAAAGTGCTCAACTTGGACAGCGGCTGGCACGACTGCGTATTGCTCGGGGCATCAAGCAATCTGATGCGGCCTTGCGCGCTGGCCTGTCGCGCAACACCGCCTATCGCATCGAGCATGGAGATCCGGGACTCGCGCTGGGCCAGTTGCTGCGCTACCTCAATGCCATTGCTCCGGGCAGTACCTTGCTCGACCTCTTGTCGGAATCAGACCCGGCCCTGGCGGCCCTTGCGATCCGCGAGCAATCGAAGCGAGTACGCTCGCTGACACCCTCTCAACTTAGCGAGTTGGACTTCTAA